A single window of Pirellulales bacterium DNA harbors:
- a CDS encoding PP2C family protein-serine/threonine phosphatase, which translates to MEFSENPGNSGPYGRNLSDIRQEIANQSALADRGTGRPIPGPFIPSVRCSRATWRASVPTLVGRCSTLLSQTALQNCWFDEAYGSKESVQSATMPLGIMEDAEYEEQIYGPLAPGQILFVGTDGVWEMPNDAGQQFGKQRLRETIIQAATGTAEEISTAIRGALTEFRGTHRAVDDVTFVILKKIGE; encoded by the coding sequence ATGGAATTCAGTGAGAACCCCGGCAACAGCGGACCATACGGCCGCAACTTATCAGACATCAGGCAGGAGATAGCGAATCAGTCTGCTCTTGCCGACCGCGGCACCGGGCGGCCAATCCCAGGACCATTTATTCCGAGTGTCCGGTGCTCTCGGGCTACCTGGCGCGCATCCGTTCCGACACTGGTTGGCCGTTGCAGCACGCTGCTGAGTCAAACCGCCCTGCAGAATTGTTGGTTTGACGAGGCATACGGCAGCAAAGAATCTGTCCAAAGCGCCACTATGCCGTTGGGGATTATGGAAGATGCAGAATATGAAGAGCAAATCTACGGACCACTTGCACCCGGACAAATATTGTTTGTTGGGACGGATGGCGTTTGGGAAATGCCCAATGATGCCGGCCAGCAATTTGGAAAGCAGCGATTGCGGGAAACAATAATCCAAGCAGCAACCGGAACTGCGGAGGAGATCAGCACAGCGATTCGCGGCGCTCTGACCGAGTTTCGCGGCACACATCGAGCCGTCGACGACGTAACGTTCGTGATTTTGAAAAAGATTGGCGAATAA